Genomic segment of Perca flavescens isolate YP-PL-M2 chromosome 7, PFLA_1.0, whole genome shotgun sequence:
ctggctaatatggaggtttggtttttagagcagcctgaataagacttacaatatggctttaaatagcagcctcaaacagagttgaaatatagctttaagttgacatttaagcctttatttttactttccttcatcagaatgctctgaaaacgcacagggacattaagggatgtgtatcctatcaccgtggggtgaaatcagtctggctaatttggaggtttggtttttagagcagcctgaattagacttacaatatggctttaaatagcagcctcaaacagagttgaaatatagctttaagttgacatttaagcctttatttttactttccttcatcagaatgctctgaaaacgcacagggacattaagggatgtgtatcctatcaccctgggttgaaatcagtctggctaatatggaggtttggtttttagagcagcctgaataagacttacaatatggctttaaatagcagcctcaaacagagttgaaatatagctttaagttgacatttaagcctttatttttactttccttcatcagaatgctctgaaaacacacagggacattaagggatgtgtatcctatcaccctggggtgaaatgagtctggctaatatggaggtttggcttttagagcagcctgaataagacttacaatatggctttaaatagcagcctcaaacagagttgaaatatagctttaagttgacatttaagcctttatttttactttccttcatcagaatgctcagGAAAacgcacagggacattaagggatgtgtatcctatcaccctgggttgaaatcagtctggctaatctggaggtttggtttttatagcTGCCCGAATAAgccttacaatatggctttaaatagcagcctcaaacagagttgaaatatagctttaagttgacatttaagcctttatttttactttccttcatcagaatgctctgaaaacacacagggacattaagggatgtatcctatcaccctggggtgggtgaaatcagtctggctaatatggaggtttggtttttagagcagcctgaataagacttacaatatggctttaaatagcagcctcaaacagagttgaaatatagctttaagttgacatttaagcctttatttttactttccttcatcagaatgctctgaaaacgcacagggacattaagggatgtgtatcctatcaccgtggggtgaaatcagtctggctaatttggaggtttggtttttagagcagcctgaattagacttacaatatggctttaaatagcagcctcaaacagagttgaaatatagctttaagttgacatttaagcctttatttttactttccttcatcagaatgctctgNNNNNNNNNNNNNNNNNNNNNNNNNNNNNNNNNNNNNNNNNNNNNNNNNNNNNNNNNNNNNNNNNNNNNNNNNNNNNNNNNNNNNNNNNNNNNNNNNNNNNNNNNNNNNNNNNNNNNNNNNNNNNNNNNNNNNNNNNNNNNNNNNNNNNNNNNNNNNNNNNNNNNNNNNNNNNNNNNNNNNNNNNNNNNNNNNNNNNNNNNNNNNNNNNNNNNNNNNNNNNNNNNNNNNNNNNNNNNNNNNNNNNNNNNNNNNNNNNNNNNNNNNNNNNNNNNNNNNNNNNNNNNNNNNNNNNNNNNNNNNNNNNNNNNNNNNNNNNNNNNNNNNNNNNNNNNNNNNNNNNNNNNNNNNNNNNNNNNNNNNNNNNNNNNNNNNNNNNNNNNNNNNNNNNNNNNNNNNNNNNNNNNNNNNNNNNNNNNNNNNNNNNNNNNNNNNNNNNNNNNNNNNNNNNNNNNNNNNNNNNNNNNNNNNNNNNNNNNNNNNNNNNNNNNNNNNNNNNNNNTGTGACCCATACGCTATTCGTGGTATTTCTCCCATACatgccctggccttcgggtctctgtggcCCATAATGCTATTTTTCGTGGGCGATGGTTTGGGTTTCAGACCCATACTgctattccatggtatttcctTCACCGGGCgatggcctttgggtctctgtgacccatacgttaatccatggtatttctccaatacagcggccctggcctttgggtctctgtgacccataagttattccgtggtatttcccttgtACCGCGGCCctagccttcgggtctctgtgacccatacgttattccgtggtatttctccaatacagcggcccaggccttcgggtctctgtgacccatacgttattccgtggtatttctccaatacagcggccctggccttcgggtctctgtgaacCATATAcgtattccgtggtatttcccacagtggccctggcctttgggtcctGCAGACCCATACTGTTGGGTATTTCTCCCATACGTCTCTTCGGGTCCttggacccatacgttattccgtggtatttctccaacaCAGTGGCgatggcctttgggtctctatagacccatacgttattcctgTGGTTTTCTCCaaaccgcggccctggccttcgggtctctgtgacccatacgttattccgtggtatttctccaatacagcggtcctggccttgggtctctgtgacccatacgtcattccatggtatttctcccatacagcggccctggccttcgggtctctgtgacccatacgttattccgtggtatttcgcTGCTACCGCGGCgatggcctttgggtctctgtgacccatacgttattccgtggtatttctccatactgcggccctggccttttgggtctctgtgacccatacgttattccgtggtatttctcccatacagcggccctggccttcgggtgtctgtgacccatacgttattccgtggtatttctccaatacagcggccctggccttcgggtctctgtgacccatacgttattccgtggtatttccctgctaccgcggccctggccttcgggtctctgtgacccatacgttattccgtggtatttccctgctaccgcggtcctggccttcgggtctctgtgacccatacctcattccatggtatttctcccATACAGCGGCCCtagcctttgggtctctgtgacacatacgttattccgtggtatttcgctgctaccgcggccctggccttcgggtctctgtgacccatacgttattccgtggtatttctctgctacatggcctggccttcgggtctctgtgaccctggcaagtgttcaattgtatttcccTGCTAACGCGGCGGTGGCCTTCGGGtttctgtgacccatacgttatttcgtggtatttccctgctaccgcggcgatggccttcgggtctctgtgacccatacgttattccgtggtatttcctgctaccgcggccctggccttcgggtctctgtgacccatacgttattccgtggtatttctccaatacagcggtcctggccttgggtctctgtgacccatacgttattccgtggtatttctccaatacagcggccctagccatcgggtctctgtgacccatacgttatacCGTGGCATTTCTCCAATACAgaggccctggcctttgggtctctgtgaccctggccagtgttcagtggtatttccctgctaccgcggcgatggcctttgggtctctgtgacccatacgttattccgtggtatttctccaatacagcggccctggccttcgggtctctgtgacccatacgttattctgttgtatttctccaatacatcggccctggcctttgggtctctgtgacccatacgttattccgtggtatttcgcTGCTACCGCGGcgatggccttcgggtctctgtgacccatacgttattccgtggtatttctcccatacagcggccctagccttcgggtctctgtgacccatacgttattccgtggtatttctcccatACTGCGGCgatggcctttgggtctctgtgacccatacgttattccgtggtatttctcccatACAGCGGCCCTatccttcgggtctctgtgacccatacgttattccgtggtatttctcccatACTGCAGCgatggcctttgggtctctgtgacccatacgttattccgtggtatttctcccatacagcggccctagccttcgggtctctgtgacccatacgttattccgtggtatttccctgccaCCGCGGCGAttgccttcgggtctctgtgacccatacgttattctgtggtatttctccaatacagcggccctggacttcgggtctctgtgacccatacgttattccgtggtatttcgcTGCTACCGCGGCgatggcctttgggtctctgtgacccatacgttattccgtggtatttctcccatACAGCGGCCCtaccttcgggtctctgtgacccatacgttattccgtggtatttctcccatACTGCGGcgatggccttcgggtctctgtgacccatacgttattccgtggtatttctcccatACAGCGGCGAttgccttcgggtctctgtgacccatacgttattccgtggtatttctcccatACTGCGGCgatggcctttgggtctctgtgacccatacgttattccgtggtatttctccaatacagcggccctggcctttgggtctctgtggcccatacgttattccgtggtatttctcctatacaccggctctggccttcgggtctctgtgacccatacgttattccgtggtatttctcctatACAGCGGCCctagccttcgggtctctgtgacccatacgttattccatggTTTTTCTCCTAAACCGCGGCGATGGCCTtagggtctctgtgacccatacgttattccgtggtatttcccttctaccgcggccctggccttcgggtctctgtggcccatacgttattccgtggtgttTCCCTGCCACCGCgaccctggcctttgggtctctgtgacccatacattattccgtggtatttctccaatacagcggcccaggccttcgggtctctgtgacccatacgttattccgtggtatttctccaatacagcggccctggccttcgggtctctgtgacccatacgttattccgtggtatttccctgctaccgcggcgttggcctttgggtctctgtgacccatacgttattccgtggtatttctccaatacagtggccctggcctttgggtctctgtgacccgtacgttattccgtggtatttctctgctactgcggccctggccttcgggtctctgtgacccatacgttattccgtggtatttccctgctaccgcggcGATGGCCTTCGgatctctgtgacccatacgttattccgtggtatttcccttctaccgcggccctggcctttgggtctctgtgacccatatgttattccgtggtatttctatGCTACAGCAGCcttggccttcgggtctctgtgacccgtacgttattccgtggtatttccatgctacagcggccctggccttcgggtctctgtgacccatacgttattccgtggtatttctccaatacatcggccctggccttcgggtctctgtgacccatacgttattccgtggtatatctccaatacagcggccctggcatTCGGGTCtgtgtgacccatacgttattccgtggtatttccatgctacagcggccctagcctttgggtctctgtgacccatacgttattccgtggtatttccctgctaccgcggcgatggccttcgggtctctgtgacccatacgttattccgtggtatttctccaatacagcggccctgtcctttgggtctctgtgacccatacgttattccgtggtatttcgcTGCTACCGCGGCgatggcctttgggtctctgtgacccatgcgttattccgtggtatttctccgaTACTGCGGCgatggcctttgggtctctgtgacccatacgttattccgtggtatttctcccatacagcggccctggccttcgggtgtctgtgacccatacgttattctgtggtatttctccaatacagcggccatggccttcgggtctctgtgacccatacgttattccgtggtatttcgctgctaccgcggccctggccttcgggtctctgtgacccatacgttattccgtggtatttccctgctaccgcggcgatggccttcgggtctctgtgacccatacgttattccatggtatttctccaatacagcggtcctggccttcgggtctctgtgacccatacgtcattccatggtatttctcccATACAGCGGCCCtagcctttgggtctctgtgacacatacgttattccgtggtatttcgctgctaccgcggccctggccttcgggtctctgtgacccatacgttattccgtggtatttctctgctaccgcggccctggccttcgggtctatGTGACCCTGGCAAGTGTTCTGTTGTATTTCCCTGCTAACGCGGCGGTGGCCTTCGGGTATCtgtgacccatatgttatttcgtggtatttccctgctaccgcggcgatggccttcgggtctctgtgacccatatgttatttcgtggtatttccctgctaccgcggcgatggccttcgggtctctgtgacccatacgttattctgtggtatttctccaatacagcggtcctggccttcgggtctctgtgacccatacgttattccgtggtatttctcccatacagcggccctagccttcgggtctctgtgacccatacgttattccgtggtatttctccaatacagcggccctagccatcgggtctctgtgacccatacgttatacCGTGGCATTTCTCCAATACAgaggccctggcctttgggtctctgtgacccatacgttattccgtggtatttctcccatacagcggccctggccttcgggtgtctgtgacccatacgttattctgtggtatttctccaatacagcggccatggccttcgggtctctgtgacccatacgttattccgtggtatttccctgctaccgtggccctggccttcgggtctctgtgacccatacgttattccgtggtatttccctgctaccgcggcgatggccttcgggtctctgtgacccatacgttattccgtggtatttctccaatacagcggccctggccttcgggtctctgtgacccatacgttattccgtggtatttctccaatacagcggccctggcctttgggtctctgtgacccatacgttattccgtggtatttcccctaTAAAGCGgtcctggcctttgggtctctgtgacccatacgttattccgtggtatttctccaatacagcggccctggcctttgggtctctgtgacccatacgttattccgtggtatttcccctttaaagcggccctggcctttgggtctctgtgacccatacgttattcagtggtatttctccaatacagcggccctggcctttgggtctctgtgacccatacgttattccgtggtatttcccctatacagcggccctggcctttgggtctctgtgacccatacgttattccatggtattcAGGGCACTCCGGCCTGGCTCGTAGTAGTAACACTGAAATGGTAAGGGAAAGGGGGAAAGAAACAAACCTCATCCTCGTCCTACTAAACACttttattatacacacacatttacactgttcacatttgtctttttgtttttgtcatctttgCTTCGTCTTGTTCTTTTGGACCTTTGTACTCTTTGTACTCGGTTCAGCAGCCGGTTGCGACGCCAGCATGGCCCATTGTGTGACTCTAAATGTGGAGCTGCATCGTTTTCTCAAACGCGCAGAACAAGAGGCACGCTCAGCACGCTCAGTACACGCGGCACGCGTAGCGCGCGAGGCACGCGCGGCACGTATAGCTCGCGTAACACGCATAGCACGTGAAGCACGCGCAGCACGCAATGTCCCCCAAGTGGAAGAGAtggaagacacaaacacacaagtggaagagatggaagacaaaaacacacgagtggaagagatggaagacaaaaacacacaagtggaagaagaagaagaagaagaagaacaagatgaagaagaagaagaagaagaagaagaggaaaaagataTTGATGATGATGACCAGAGCGACTCTGACGAGGAAGACGAATGGTCATCCGGCGGGTGTGCGTCAGAAGACGACAGAGACAAACACGACGCAGCCGACGGAGAAAAAGACTGCCGCAACGCCAGCGACCACGACGCGGGAGAAGAGGACTACGACGCCGACAGCCGAGACGAACGAGGACAAGAACAAGGACAAGAACGAGGAGCAGACATAGCCGTAGCAGCCCAAGAGGGTGTACGGCAaaggggagaagaagaagaagaagaagaagaagaagagggccAAGACGACGGGCAGGATGAGCAGGACGAGCAGGAGAGCGAAAGGTTCGTGTCGAGAAACGGCAAAATGGAATGGTCCTCAACGACGCCACACGCGTCCGCAACATACTCTCCACGTTCGACCTGTTGGTCACGCGGCGCATACTAGAGATCCTGGTGACCGCCACGAACCTCGAGGGCCTGAGGAAATGCGGCAACGACTGGAAAGTGACGGACGTCACGGAGCTGCGCAGCTACCTCGGGCTGCTGCTCCTTGCCGGCGTGTACAGGTCCCGAAACGAGGCCCTGGAGAGCCTGTGGCACGAGGAGAGCGGCAGGGCCATTTTCCGCGGCACAATGTCGCTCAAGCGATTCCACGCGCTCTCGCGAGTGCTGCAATTTGACGACCGCGAGACGAGAGGCGCCAGACGAGCCTTGGACAAACTGGCGGCCATACAAGAAGTGTGGGACGCCTGGGTGCGGCGGCTGCCTCGCCTCTACAACCCGGGCCCCGACGTGACCGTAGACGAGCAGCTGGTTCCCTttcgaggtgtgtgtgtgtgtgtgtgtgtgtgtgtgtgtgtgtgtgtgtgtgtgtgtgtgtatgtatgtatgtatgcatgtatgtatgtatgtgtgtgtatgtgtgtttgtgtgtttttgtaactttttcatCGTCACTCTTCCCCTCCCATGCTCATGCTCATCGTTGTCCCCGCGTTGTCCGTCACATCCACCAAGGTCGATGCTCCTTCCGCCAGTACATGCCCAGCAAGCCCGCCAGGTACGGACTCAAGTCGTGGGTGGCCTGCGACGCCGGCTCCAGCTACTTGTGGAACATGCAGGTCTACACGGGCAAGTCTGTGAGCGGCGAGCCCGAGAGGAATCAGGGCGCCCGAGTGGTGATGGACCTGACCGAGGGCCTGCGGGGCCCCCGCAATGTGACGTGCGACAACTTTTTCACCTCCTACGAGCTGGCCTGGCGGCTCCTCCACGACAGGCGCCTCACCATGGTGGGCACGATGCGCAAAAACAAGCCCGAGCTGCCGCGCGCCTTGCTCGACACCAAGGGCCACGCGATCTTCTCGTCCAGGTTCGCCTTCACGCCCACCGTCACTCTGGTGTCCTACGTGCCCAAGAGGAACAGGAACGTGGTGCTGCTGAGCACACTGCACACGGGGGACGCGCGGGTCAGCGCCTCCACGGCCACCAAGCCCGAcatcatcctgcactacaacagcaccagggGCGGCATGGACAACCTGGACAAGCTCGTCGGCACGtacagctgccgcaggaagacGGCGCGCTGGCCCCTCGCCCTGTTCCACAACATCCTCGACGTGTCCGCCTACAACGCCTTTGTGCTCTGGCCAGAGCTTAGGCCCGAGTGGCTGCGTGGCAAGCTCAACAGGCGCAGGGATTTCCTCGAGCAGCTGGGCAGGGCGCTCGTCACTCCGCTCATCGAGAGACGCTCGCGTCTCCCTCGCACGCAAGCGTCCGCCGCGCTCATCAAAGCCATGGCGGCGAGGTCATGCGAGCCGAGGTCAGGCGCTGGTGTCAGGCGAGCCCGACAGGACCAGCGAGGAGAcgaggaggaagacgaggaagacgatgaggaggaggacgaaaacaacgaggaggaggaggacgaaaaTGATGAGCAAGACGACGAGGAGGAAGCAGCACCGAGAGCGCCGAGAGTGCCCAGCAAGCGAAAGAGGTGTCAGCTCTGTCCAAAGAAAAAGGACCGCAAGACACACACCGTGTGCGGTGGCTGCCAGAGATACGTCTGCGGGAGCTGCACACAGCCCTACTGCGCGGACTGCGTGAGGCAGTAGCCTCTTGGCTCGCTCATGGGCTTTGAGCTTGCCTTTTGCCTTTAcgctgcacaaaaaaaaaaacaaccagcgACATCAACTTTCCAATGCAACAAGGGTCCCGGGGACCCGAGGGACACAAGCCGCCACGAGGCCAGTAGCGAGATACAAAAATGTCATTGACTAGGCGAGGGTCCCGGAGACCCCAAGGGCCAAATAGTTTCCATCGCGGTAGTTGACGTGGCAAGGCGGTCAAATAGTAGACTAGGGTCCCGGGGACCCGAAGGACGATGCGAGCGTGTGACATGGAATAACATGGTAACATAGAATCACAATGAGCGAGGGTCcccgggacccgaaggacagAGGCTGCGAGGCTAATACAAAagtgaataaactaaacaagtTCCCGTGACACAAAggacaatacaagggttaatgaatattttatggcagttgttgagataattagaaaaggctgataacatttcaaacgagttttaaatgaagtctgttactaagggcaatacatacaatgctgtacatttctatagttccccaatgcaccttaaattattttagtttgtaattttttttttattctttaacaataaggatcatgtttgttctgcttccatgtgcattgtatttggcattcttagcacacaatttgtgttgtccagtaaactgggactataatttgggaggattgtacaattttaagaacatatcctaactgtacaatcctcccaaattatagacttagttcactggaccagtaactatctagtgatgtaggctactgtacatttatgtaacaacagggagaagacaccttaatggtttttgaccttatattttgcctggggggaaataactgatgaatatactctgttccattcatgtttatagtgtgcatggaatttatcactttattatctttatagtttctagattttacagtgcaatttcttcagtgtctttattttctatgtgcatatataccagggagcaaggcatataatatgtagagaaggaaactcgtcctctataaaaaaaataaaaaaacgcgagaaaaagcgtgacagattaaatgatagtctaaaaatatacatttatgaactactgctcttaaatgaaaccattcaatgtgtcacttgtcatttgcaaaaaacgaacacctgtacactttgcattaaaagcgagtagtggaatttattatgacttaggaaattaatattttagccaatgagagagagggaggaacagagtgaaagagatatttacgcttcatattctagcgttatagaaaatggatcttcctgagtaacattatcttctgcttacttttaaggcaaagagtacaattgttaatttgtgcaaatgattagtagcctaatcattgaatggtaggattatgacggtttccattcagagcagtggacagttaatgtatatatttaggctgcttacgcattcagtcggtccgtgatcgtctgctacactttctctcgctgtttcagtacagcggccgtgttattttcttttttttcaaatgtgtttcacgtcatcatacttccacaagaagctgctgctcactctgtataaagtatgtacaatgcgtattctccattttggcatcagtaaatctgtgatcgacctcgcggtcttttgaggaaatccgtggacgcgcatctatctgaattagttcagcctggctcgacctagtcgctcctcctcagcctggcttggccttcgtgaaacgcaccaagccaggatgcacagattagactaggtcaagcctcgctttatcagttatcctggatttatatattctgcttttgtgaaacaggcctgGTCCTGTCTATTGAGTTAGTTCCTATCCTGTCAGTTTGTTTCAGCCttgtgcctttttttgtatttttcccAGGGTTTTTACCAGCCTTAGTGCTGCCgtgtttttgttaataaatcCCCTTCCTCAAACCTTCTCCTGCCtacctgcctgctctctgcgaTTGGGTCCTTTATTCCCTGCCTCCACGTTTTACATTTACTTATAAAAATCTTCTTCctgaatagggttgggtaccgaaatccGGTGCTAATACGACACAGGTGCCTTCACGACCTCCCAGCAAACATTTGGACGTTTAATGACCGTTGAAAAGACGTCCGTCCGAGACGTCCCGTCATGGTTGAAAAATAGTTCCAAAATGAAAGTTGAACCGACGTCTTTGACGTCACTTGGCCGTGAATTCCACGTCTTTTCTGGCCGTGAATTCCACGTCTTTTCTGCGCGTCCCTGGACGCCAGAATTAGTCTTCTTCTGGATGTTTATAAGGTGTGTTTCTGCATAAGTGTAGGCTATAAGCCTTCATATTAAACAATCATACACCTATTGTGTTAAATCGTGAACGGCGATCTTGACGTTTACACATCTAAACTTGACAAAGGTTCTAAAAAGGTCCAAAATCGGTCCAGTCATACCTGAACGTCTATAACACGTTATAATCACGTGTAGATCAAACAACACTTTACTTATACATTTAAgttcttaatataattaattgcatctgaatatagggttaaggtttgttgcatgtaattatgcataatttatagttattacagtaactacatgtaacaaggacactgtaaaataaactgttcttattttcattttagtagttCATTACAAATGATCATAAAGATAACGGGATGAACTAAAAAGCCACATAAttccaaatcacatttatttattttacggtttatacaatacagattcacccgggaaacaggaaaaacgtgttcattacaaaacaaattcagttttaGCTCAATTCCGTTAATTTAGTTCAGTTCAATAACACTGTCACAAATATCTCCCTTTGTGTAGCAACTTTTTGCAACATCATTTACACCAGGAAAGTTATTTGTTATAACCCCACACTCTTCCTGGAGCATGTTTCAAGTGTTCCGCCATAGCCGCATCAATATCTGATTCAGTTGAATTTGGGCTCCACCTCTTCACAGCATCTGAGGGAAgagaatattacaataataaacaaaacaaaccgtaggaaaaaaattacattaaattattgtctaaatgtttttatggtcctataactaaattaaaaaaaaaaaaatgaaacaagattTTGCACCAGTTTCATGAATGAAACTGAGTTagaaaaaagctaaaatcaatatatatatatatatatatatatatatatatatatatatatatatatataaaatatatatatatatatatatatatatatatatatttatccctAACCCattctatgaaaaaaaatgtaggattacttcaccttagaaaaaataaccaaataagGTAAAAACAAATCACGATTAACAGTACAGTGCAGCGTAGCAATTGCatgcaatgttaaaacatacactttcacacctttgactgtaacattaaacatacttTATACTA
This window contains:
- the LOC114558230 gene encoding piggyBac transposable element-derived protein 4-like, which translates into the protein MVLNDATRVRNILSTFDLLVTRRILEILVTATNLEGLRKCGNDWKVTDVTELRSYLGLLLLAGVYRSRNEALESLWHEESGRAIFRGTMSLKRFHALSRVLQFDDRETRGARRALDKLAAIQEVWDAWVRRLPRLYNPGPDVTVDEQLVPFRGRCSFRQYMPSKPARYGLKSWVACDAGSSYLWNMQVYTGKSVSGEPERNQGARVVMDLTEGLRGPRNVTCDNFFTSYELAWRLLHDRRLTMVGTMRKNKPELPRALLDTKGHAIFSSRFAFTPTVTLVSYVPKRNRNVVLLSTLHTGDARVSASTATKPDIILHYNSTRGGMDNLDKLVGTYSCRRKTARWPLALFHNILDVSAYNAFVLWPELRPEWLRGKLNRRRDFLEQLGRALVTPLIERRSRLPRTQASAALIKAMAARSCEPRSGAGKKDRKTHTVCGGCQRYVCGSCTQPYCADCVRQ